The following coding sequences lie in one Arachis stenosperma cultivar V10309 chromosome 5, arast.V10309.gnm1.PFL2, whole genome shotgun sequence genomic window:
- the LOC130982030 gene encoding uncharacterized protein LOC130982030 isoform X3 has product MSPDEVLHKGNGTLCEMLLMVQAYKANVICPNKHQSDKEKFYSNHLLEILALYRFWWGGFWKLDQHFLEPRDYSLYYSFLDHNCFHSSSLETRTSPTKKGSLLSDLSTVCGQSKIHELSWHCVLLLLLFLLLWLVLLHQSHHLASAGPCILLLHNLASLSIDSPPSFAPTLPEYNCLIRDGSFFV; this is encoded by the exons ATGTCACCAGATGAAGTCTTGCACAAAGGCAATGGGACCCTCTGTGAAATGTTACTCATGGTTCAG GCATACAAAGCAAATGTTATATGTCCTAACAAACACCAATCCGACAAAGAGAAATTTTATAGCAATCATCTTCTTGAGA TTCTTGCGCTTTACAGGTTTTGGTGGGGAGGATTTTGGAAG CTTGATCAACATTTCTTGGAGCCGAGGGACTATTCTCtctactattcttttcttgATCATAACTgcttccattcttcttctttggaGACTCGGACTTCTCCAACAAAGAAAGGAAGCCTCCTCTCCGATCTCAGCACCGTTTGTGGCCAATCGAAGATCCATGAACTGTCTTGGCACTGCGTCTtgcttcttctcctcttcctcctcctctggCTTGTGTTGTTGCATCAAAGCCACCACCTTGCATCTGCAGGGCCTTGTATTCTGCTGTTACACAATCTAGCCTCTCTCTCCATTGATTCTCCGCCTTCATTCGCTCCAACTCTACCAGAATATAATTGTCTGATCAGGGATGGGTCTTTTTTCGTGTGA
- the LOC130982030 gene encoding uncharacterized protein LOC130982030 isoform X4 encodes MSPDEVLHKGNGTLCEMLLMAYKANVICPNKHQSDKEKFYSNHLLEILALYRFWWGGFWKLDQHFLEPRDYSLYYSFLDHNCFHSSSLETRTSPTKKGSLLSDLSTVCGQSKIHELSWHCVLLLLLFLLLWLVLLHQSHHLASAGPCILLLHNLASLSIDSPPSFAPTLPEYNCLIRDGSFFV; translated from the exons ATGTCACCAGATGAAGTCTTGCACAAAGGCAATGGGACCCTCTGTGAAATGTTACTCATG GCATACAAAGCAAATGTTATATGTCCTAACAAACACCAATCCGACAAAGAGAAATTTTATAGCAATCATCTTCTTGAGA TTCTTGCGCTTTACAGGTTTTGGTGGGGAGGATTTTGGAAG CTTGATCAACATTTCTTGGAGCCGAGGGACTATTCTCtctactattcttttcttgATCATAACTgcttccattcttcttctttggaGACTCGGACTTCTCCAACAAAGAAAGGAAGCCTCCTCTCCGATCTCAGCACCGTTTGTGGCCAATCGAAGATCCATGAACTGTCTTGGCACTGCGTCTtgcttcttctcctcttcctcctcctctggCTTGTGTTGTTGCATCAAAGCCACCACCTTGCATCTGCAGGGCCTTGTATTCTGCTGTTACACAATCTAGCCTCTCTCTCCATTGATTCTCCGCCTTCATTCGCTCCAACTCTACCAGAATATAATTGTCTGATCAGGGATGGGTCTTTTTTCGTGTGA
- the LOC130982030 gene encoding uncharacterized protein LOC130982030 isoform X1, with protein MSPDEVLHKGNGTLCEMLLMVQAYKANVICPNKHQSDKEKFYSNHLLEILALYRFWWGGFWKWLQLDQHFLEPRDYSLYYSFLDHNCFHSSSLETRTSPTKKGSLLSDLSTVCGQSKIHELSWHCVLLLLLFLLLWLVLLHQSHHLASAGPCILLLHNLASLSIDSPPSFAPTLPEYNCLIRDGSFFV; from the exons ATGTCACCAGATGAAGTCTTGCACAAAGGCAATGGGACCCTCTGTGAAATGTTACTCATGGTTCAG GCATACAAAGCAAATGTTATATGTCCTAACAAACACCAATCCGACAAAGAGAAATTTTATAGCAATCATCTTCTTGAGA TTCTTGCGCTTTACAGGTTTTGGTGGGGAGGATTTTGGAAG TGGCTTCAGCTTGATCAACATTTCTTGGAGCCGAGGGACTATTCTCtctactattcttttcttgATCATAACTgcttccattcttcttctttggaGACTCGGACTTCTCCAACAAAGAAAGGAAGCCTCCTCTCCGATCTCAGCACCGTTTGTGGCCAATCGAAGATCCATGAACTGTCTTGGCACTGCGTCTtgcttcttctcctcttcctcctcctctggCTTGTGTTGTTGCATCAAAGCCACCACCTTGCATCTGCAGGGCCTTGTATTCTGCTGTTACACAATCTAGCCTCTCTCTCCATTGATTCTCCGCCTTCATTCGCTCCAACTCTACCAGAATATAATTGTCTGATCAGGGATGGGTCTTTTTTCGTGTGA
- the LOC130982030 gene encoding uncharacterized protein LOC130982030 isoform X2: MSPDEVLHKGNGTLCEMLLMAYKANVICPNKHQSDKEKFYSNHLLEILALYRFWWGGFWKWLQLDQHFLEPRDYSLYYSFLDHNCFHSSSLETRTSPTKKGSLLSDLSTVCGQSKIHELSWHCVLLLLLFLLLWLVLLHQSHHLASAGPCILLLHNLASLSIDSPPSFAPTLPEYNCLIRDGSFFV, encoded by the exons ATGTCACCAGATGAAGTCTTGCACAAAGGCAATGGGACCCTCTGTGAAATGTTACTCATG GCATACAAAGCAAATGTTATATGTCCTAACAAACACCAATCCGACAAAGAGAAATTTTATAGCAATCATCTTCTTGAGA TTCTTGCGCTTTACAGGTTTTGGTGGGGAGGATTTTGGAAG TGGCTTCAGCTTGATCAACATTTCTTGGAGCCGAGGGACTATTCTCtctactattcttttcttgATCATAACTgcttccattcttcttctttggaGACTCGGACTTCTCCAACAAAGAAAGGAAGCCTCCTCTCCGATCTCAGCACCGTTTGTGGCCAATCGAAGATCCATGAACTGTCTTGGCACTGCGTCTtgcttcttctcctcttcctcctcctctggCTTGTGTTGTTGCATCAAAGCCACCACCTTGCATCTGCAGGGCCTTGTATTCTGCTGTTACACAATCTAGCCTCTCTCTCCATTGATTCTCCGCCTTCATTCGCTCCAACTCTACCAGAATATAATTGTCTGATCAGGGATGGGTCTTTTTTCGTGTGA